The following are encoded in a window of Nakamurella sp. A5-74 genomic DNA:
- the hutI gene encoding imidazolonepropionase — MDDQMAAGPMATLQDAAVIMEQGRIVWVGAADDAPAADDAIDLGGRSVLPGWVDSHTHLVFAGDRSSEFVARMAGEQYTAGGIMDTARATRAASTEDLVDGIRRHLAEMARGGTTCVETKTGYGLTQPDEVRSVQAAVLAGVDAVTFLGAHAVPDEFTGETDDYVDLVCGPMLDAVADQVQFVDVFCEDGAFNDSQARRVLAAAERHQLRTKVHGNQLGTGSGVQLAVSARAISVDHCTHLQQADIDALASGSTIATLLPITDLSTRQPAARGRDLVDAGVQIAIASNCNPGSGYSSSMALAVALGVLQCGLSVGEAVAAATLGGAKALGRTDVGMIAVGRRADLHVIDAPGPEYLAYRVGVPLTSAVWRSGVRVV, encoded by the coding sequence ATGGACGACCAGATGGCGGCCGGACCGATGGCGACCTTGCAGGATGCTGCGGTGATCATGGAGCAGGGCCGGATCGTCTGGGTGGGCGCAGCGGACGATGCCCCTGCCGCTGACGATGCCATCGACCTGGGCGGACGGTCGGTGCTACCCGGTTGGGTCGATTCGCACACCCACCTGGTCTTCGCCGGCGACCGCAGCAGCGAGTTCGTCGCCCGAATGGCGGGTGAGCAGTACACCGCCGGCGGGATCATGGACACTGCCAGGGCGACGCGGGCGGCGTCCACCGAGGATCTGGTGGACGGGATCCGACGACACCTGGCGGAGATGGCCAGGGGCGGCACGACCTGTGTCGAGACGAAGACGGGTTACGGGCTCACCCAGCCGGACGAAGTGCGTAGCGTCCAGGCGGCCGTCCTCGCCGGCGTCGATGCAGTGACGTTCCTCGGCGCCCACGCGGTGCCCGATGAGTTCACCGGCGAGACGGACGATTACGTGGACCTGGTCTGTGGGCCGATGCTCGACGCGGTGGCCGATCAGGTCCAGTTCGTCGATGTCTTCTGTGAAGACGGTGCGTTCAACGATTCCCAGGCACGCCGGGTACTGGCCGCCGCCGAACGGCACCAGCTGCGGACCAAGGTCCACGGCAACCAGCTGGGCACTGGCTCCGGCGTCCAGTTGGCGGTCAGCGCTCGGGCCATCTCCGTCGACCACTGCACGCATCTGCAGCAGGCCGACATCGATGCGCTGGCCTCCGGTTCGACGATCGCCACCCTGTTGCCGATCACCGACCTGTCGACCCGCCAACCCGCAGCGCGGGGTCGGGACCTGGTCGATGCAGGCGTGCAGATCGCCATCGCCTCCAACTGCAACCCGGGATCCGGGTACTCGTCGTCGATGGCACTGGCGGTGGCTCTCGGGGTGCTGCAGTGCGGCCTGTCGGTCGGCGAGGCGGTGGCTGCGGCCACCCTCGGCGGCGCGAAAGCGTTGGGACGCACCGATGTCGGGATGATCGCTGTGGGCAGGCGAGCAGATCTGCACGTCATCGACGCACCGGGGCCCGAGTACCTCGCCTATCGGGTCGGGGTACCCCTCACGTCCGCGGTGTGGCGCAGCGGCGTACGAGTGGTCTGA
- a CDS encoding formimidoylglutamate deiminase produces the protein MSSGDEPTILRCTSAWLPDGPSGPVELTVRAGVITAIDLVLPGAPTGPAPAAPAQILPGLVLPGFADAHSHLFHRGLRGRTHRPAADGSGSFWTWREAMYALAGRLEPDGLYELAVAGFSELLSAGYTAVGEFHYLHHDRSGRPYQNPNAMGLALIAAARDVGIRLTLLDTLYLATGFDRPGSAAAPLSAVQQRFSDGSVGAWAERVADLGEKDGVRIGAAVHSVRAVPPARLAELAGVLGELDPGRLLHVHLSEQLQENADALAATGLTPTGLLAAAGLLGPATSAVHATHLDDADLALLGGSGTTVVICPSTEADLADGLPRIADLVTAGVPMACGGDQQVLVDPFHQARGIEWGERLRTGRRGTVDPGDLLTAATVHSHRSIGSGAGVIAVGHPADLVCVRTDSARTAGSELHQLLMAATAADVVQVLVGGRILARDGVHTALGDPGPRLATVLGGK, from the coding sequence ATGAGCTCCGGGGACGAGCCGACGATCCTGCGGTGCACGAGCGCCTGGTTGCCGGACGGTCCCAGCGGTCCGGTCGAGCTGACCGTCCGCGCAGGCGTCATCACCGCCATCGATCTGGTGCTGCCCGGGGCCCCGACGGGCCCTGCACCGGCAGCACCGGCACAGATCCTCCCGGGGCTCGTCCTGCCAGGCTTCGCCGATGCCCACAGTCACCTGTTCCACCGGGGCCTGCGCGGGCGCACCCACCGACCCGCTGCGGACGGCTCCGGGTCGTTCTGGACCTGGCGGGAGGCGATGTACGCGTTGGCAGGTCGGCTGGAGCCGGACGGGCTGTACGAGCTGGCGGTTGCCGGGTTCAGCGAGTTGCTGTCCGCGGGCTACACAGCGGTGGGGGAGTTCCACTACCTGCACCACGACCGGTCCGGCCGTCCCTATCAGAACCCGAACGCGATGGGGCTCGCGCTGATCGCCGCGGCGCGGGACGTCGGTATCCGGCTCACCCTGCTCGACACACTGTACCTGGCAACGGGTTTCGACCGGCCGGGGTCGGCGGCCGCCCCACTGAGCGCCGTCCAGCAGCGTTTCTCCGACGGTAGTGTCGGTGCCTGGGCCGAGCGGGTCGCCGACCTCGGCGAAAAGGACGGCGTCCGCATCGGCGCTGCGGTGCACTCGGTGCGGGCCGTGCCGCCCGCCCGACTCGCCGAGCTTGCTGGGGTGCTCGGCGAGCTGGATCCCGGGCGACTGCTGCACGTGCACCTGTCGGAGCAGTTGCAGGAGAACGCGGACGCGCTGGCGGCGACCGGGCTCACGCCCACCGGACTGCTGGCGGCTGCCGGGTTGCTCGGTCCCGCGACCAGCGCCGTACACGCCACCCATCTGGACGACGCCGACCTCGCACTGCTGGGCGGATCGGGAACCACGGTGGTGATCTGCCCGAGCACCGAGGCCGATCTGGCCGACGGCCTCCCGCGGATCGCCGACCTGGTGACGGCGGGTGTCCCGATGGCGTGCGGCGGAGATCAGCAGGTGCTCGTCGATCCGTTCCACCAGGCGCGGGGCATCGAGTGGGGCGAGCGGCTCCGAACGGGACGTCGCGGCACCGTCGATCCGGGTGATCTGCTGACGGCCGCCACCGTGCACTCACACCGCAGCATCGGCAGCGGCGCGGGTGTCATCGCCGTCGGACACCCTGCCGATCTGGTCTGCGTCCGGACCGACTCCGCGCGGACAGCAGGGTCCGAGCTCCATCAACTGCTGATGGCGGCGACCGCCGCCGATGTGGTCCAGGTGCTGGTCGGCGGTCGGATACTCGCTCGGGACGGTGTGCACACGGCCCTGGGCGACCCCGGACCGCGATTGGCCACGGTGCTGGGCGGGAAGTGA
- a CDS encoding allantoate amidohydrolase: protein MNSRGHRAEAAGRFTALQADLAGIGRDRHRGGYSRHGFDDADLVLREWFVHQAERRGLDVETDRNGNLWAWWGSGPDALVTGSHLDSVPGGGAFDGPLGVLSSLLAVDELRVRGVVPARPVAVVCFVEEEGGRFGLPCLGSRLLTGAADPDQVRRLKDQAGVPLVDAVRRSGIDPTHLGADPDRLAGIGAFVELHVEQGRLLAAQAPDAVVGVGAGIVAHGRWRLSLTGQGNHAGTTLVDERRDPMIPAAATVLAARRALTRYPGAVATVGRIVPKPGGTNVIASSVDVWLDARFGSVRSTAALVDEIIADVRTEAELEGCSLVVHRESLSPDVDFDAGLIARSAELLSAPVIATGAGHDAGVLSAHVPSSMLFVRNRSGVSHAPDEHAETADCLEGVQALADVLQDLLR from the coding sequence ATGAACAGCCGCGGACACCGTGCGGAGGCGGCCGGACGGTTCACCGCCCTGCAGGCGGATCTCGCCGGGATCGGGCGTGACCGGCACCGGGGCGGCTACTCGCGGCACGGGTTCGACGATGCCGATCTGGTGCTGCGGGAGTGGTTCGTCCACCAGGCGGAGCGCCGTGGGTTGGACGTCGAGACCGACCGCAACGGCAACCTGTGGGCGTGGTGGGGGAGTGGGCCGGACGCGCTCGTCACCGGCTCGCACCTGGACTCCGTGCCCGGCGGCGGGGCATTCGACGGTCCGCTCGGGGTCCTCTCGTCACTGCTCGCCGTCGACGAGCTCCGGGTGCGCGGCGTCGTCCCCGCGAGACCCGTTGCGGTTGTGTGTTTCGTCGAGGAGGAGGGCGGCCGGTTCGGTCTGCCGTGCCTGGGCAGCAGGTTGCTCACCGGCGCCGCCGACCCGGATCAGGTGCGTCGGCTCAAGGACCAGGCCGGCGTCCCGCTGGTGGATGCGGTGCGCCGCAGCGGGATCGACCCCACTCACCTGGGTGCCGATCCCGACCGGCTGGCGGGCATCGGAGCGTTCGTCGAACTGCACGTCGAACAGGGCCGTCTGCTGGCCGCGCAGGCGCCGGACGCAGTCGTCGGGGTGGGCGCCGGGATCGTCGCGCACGGTCGTTGGCGGCTCAGCCTCACCGGCCAGGGCAACCACGCCGGCACCACGCTCGTCGATGAGCGGCGCGACCCGATGATCCCCGCGGCCGCCACCGTGCTGGCGGCCCGTCGCGCCCTGACCCGGTACCCCGGAGCGGTCGCGACCGTCGGCCGGATCGTGCCGAAACCGGGTGGTACCAACGTGATCGCCTCGTCCGTCGACGTCTGGCTGGACGCCCGGTTCGGCTCGGTGCGCTCCACTGCTGCGCTGGTCGACGAGATCATCGCCGACGTCCGGACCGAGGCCGAGCTGGAGGGCTGCTCCCTGGTGGTGCACCGGGAGTCGCTGTCGCCGGACGTCGATTTCGATGCCGGGTTGATCGCCCGCTCCGCCGAACTGTTGTCCGCACCGGTGATCGCCACCGGCGCCGGCCACGACGCCGGCGTGCTGTCCGCCCATGTGCCCTCGTCGATGTTGTTCGTGCGCAACAGGTCCGGTGTCTCGCACGCTCCGGACGAGCACGCCGAGACAGCGGACTGTCTGGAAGGTGTGCAGGCACTGGCGGACGTCCTGCAGGATCTGCTGCGATGA
- a CDS encoding urocanate hydratase gives MPGARPVRAHRGSTLTARSWATEAPLRMLQNNLDPEVAEDPDNLVVYGGTGRAARDWRSFDAISRSLVDMTDDETLLVQSGRPVGILRTHEWAPRVLIANSNLVPDWANWPEFRKLEQQGLTMYGQMTAGSWIYIGSQGIVQGTYETFSAIAAKFTAAGKASGTLAGTLTLTAGLGGMGGAQPLAVTLNGGAVLAIDCDPVRAGRRVDTRYLDVVADSLDHGVELAVAAKNDRRALSVGVIGNAAELVPELLRRGVPIDIVTDQTSAHDPLAYLPIGVELQDWHAYAAAKPEEFTDRARESMARHVEAMVGFADAGAEVFDYGNSIRGEAQLAGYERAFDFPGFVPAYIRPLFCAGKGPFRWVALSGDPADIHATDRAVKEMFPENESLQRWMRLAPEKIAFQGLPARICWLGAGERHLAGLRFNEMVASGELSAPVVIGRDHLDSGSVASPYRETESMADGSDAIADWPLLNALINTASGASWVSIHHGGGVGIGRSIHAGQVCLADGTALAAQKLERVLTNDPAMGVLRHVDAGYPLADAAAEATGLQVPMNSPADTETGA, from the coding sequence CTGCCGGGCGCCCGTCCGGTCCGCGCTCACCGTGGGAGCACGCTCACGGCCCGGTCGTGGGCGACCGAGGCGCCGCTGCGGATGCTGCAGAACAACCTCGATCCCGAGGTTGCCGAGGATCCGGACAACCTCGTCGTCTACGGCGGTACCGGTCGGGCTGCCCGGGACTGGCGCAGCTTCGACGCGATCTCCCGCTCGCTGGTCGACATGACCGACGACGAGACGCTGCTCGTGCAGTCGGGTCGACCGGTCGGAATCCTGCGGACCCACGAGTGGGCGCCGCGGGTGCTGATCGCGAACTCCAACCTCGTGCCGGACTGGGCGAACTGGCCGGAGTTCCGCAAACTGGAGCAGCAGGGCCTGACCATGTACGGCCAGATGACGGCCGGTTCATGGATCTACATCGGCAGTCAGGGCATCGTCCAGGGCACCTACGAGACTTTCTCCGCCATCGCCGCGAAATTCACGGCTGCCGGCAAGGCTTCCGGCACGTTGGCCGGAACCCTCACTCTCACAGCGGGTCTGGGCGGCATGGGCGGTGCGCAGCCGCTCGCCGTGACGCTCAACGGTGGCGCCGTGCTGGCCATCGACTGCGACCCGGTGCGGGCCGGGCGCCGGGTCGACACCCGCTACCTCGACGTCGTCGCCGACTCGCTCGATCACGGCGTCGAGCTCGCGGTCGCGGCGAAGAACGATCGCCGTGCGCTGTCGGTCGGGGTGATCGGCAATGCCGCAGAGCTCGTTCCGGAGCTGTTGCGCCGGGGGGTGCCGATCGACATCGTCACCGACCAGACCAGCGCCCACGACCCGCTGGCCTACCTGCCGATCGGCGTCGAACTGCAGGACTGGCATGCGTATGCGGCGGCGAAGCCCGAGGAGTTCACCGACCGCGCCAGGGAGTCGATGGCCCGGCACGTCGAGGCGATGGTCGGCTTCGCCGATGCCGGCGCGGAGGTCTTCGACTACGGCAACTCGATCCGCGGCGAGGCGCAGCTGGCGGGCTACGAGCGGGCCTTCGACTTCCCGGGATTCGTTCCCGCCTACATCCGGCCGTTGTTCTGCGCCGGGAAGGGGCCGTTCCGCTGGGTGGCGCTGTCGGGTGACCCGGCCGACATCCACGCCACCGACCGCGCGGTGAAGGAGATGTTCCCGGAGAACGAGTCGCTGCAGCGCTGGATGCGGCTGGCGCCCGAGAAGATCGCGTTCCAGGGACTGCCCGCACGGATCTGCTGGCTCGGCGCCGGCGAGCGTCATCTGGCGGGGCTCCGGTTCAACGAGATGGTTGCCTCCGGTGAGCTCAGCGCGCCGGTGGTGATCGGCCGCGACCACCTGGACAGCGGATCCGTCGCCTCGCCGTACCGGGAGACCGAGTCGATGGCCGACGGCAGCGACGCGATCGCCGACTGGCCGCTGCTGAACGCGCTCATCAACACCGCCTCGGGGGCCAGTTGGGTGTCGATCCACCACGGCGGCGGCGTCGGGATCGGTCGGTCCATCCACGCGGGCCAGGTCTGCCTGGCCGACGGCACCGCGCTGGCCGCACAGAAGCTGGAACGGGTGCTGACCAACGACCCGGCGATGGGCGTGCTGCGGCACGTCGATGCGGGCTATCCGCTGGCGGACGCAGCCGCGGAGGCCACCGGCCTGCAGGTGCCGATGAACAGTCCTGCCGACACCGAGACCGGGGCCTGA
- the hutH gene encoding histidine ammonia-lyase, producing the protein MTPPANTAPAVTVGTGPLTIAEVTVVARHDREVLIDPAAERAMAATRAHIDALAEDPHPHYGISTGFGALATTHIGRERRADLQLSLIRSHAAGSGAPVEREVVRAMMVLRLSTLATGRTGIRPATAALLAGLLNAGITPIVPEYGSLGCSGDLAPLSAVALCLIGEGQVHDAAGELRSAAEALDAAGLTPVVLAEKEGLALINGTDGMLGMLCMALTDLAMLWDTADLAAAMSVEALLGTDAVFAAELQALRPQLGQGVSAAVIRGALAGSPIVASHAGPEDGRVQDAYSLRCAPAVHGSGRDTAAHATLIADRELASAIDNPVVLPDGRIASNGNFHGAAVAAVLDFLAIPVADVSSISERRTDRMLDRARSQGLPPFLAYEVGVDSGHMIAQYTQAGIVAELKRLAVPASVDSIPSSAMQEDHVSLGWHAARKLRRGIDGFRRVLAIEILTAARALDLRAPLVAGDVTGAVRDEVRTVVAGPGPDRHLAAEIDAVIALLDAGRITAAAHRAGAQLPSLEAPVETAQPPTTAPTQQPSQENR; encoded by the coding sequence ATGACTCCCCCCGCGAACACAGCGCCCGCGGTGACCGTCGGCACCGGTCCGCTGACCATCGCCGAGGTCACGGTCGTGGCGCGCCACGACCGAGAAGTGCTGATCGACCCCGCTGCGGAACGGGCGATGGCGGCCACCAGGGCGCACATCGATGCGCTCGCCGAGGACCCGCATCCGCACTACGGCATCTCGACCGGGTTCGGTGCACTCGCAACCACCCACATCGGCCGCGAACGACGGGCCGACCTGCAGCTGTCGCTGATCCGCTCGCATGCTGCGGGCAGTGGGGCGCCGGTCGAGCGTGAGGTCGTGCGCGCCATGATGGTGCTGCGGCTCTCGACGCTGGCCACCGGTCGGACCGGGATCCGGCCGGCGACCGCCGCCCTGCTGGCCGGCCTGCTGAACGCCGGCATCACCCCCATCGTCCCCGAGTACGGATCGTTGGGCTGCTCGGGGGATCTCGCGCCGCTGTCCGCGGTCGCCCTGTGCTTGATCGGCGAGGGACAGGTGCACGACGCCGCCGGCGAGCTCCGATCCGCGGCCGAGGCGCTCGACGCCGCCGGGCTCACACCTGTGGTGCTGGCGGAGAAGGAGGGTCTGGCTCTCATCAACGGCACCGACGGCATGCTGGGGATGCTCTGCATGGCGCTGACAGATCTCGCGATGCTCTGGGACACAGCGGATCTCGCGGCCGCGATGAGCGTCGAGGCCCTGCTGGGTACCGATGCGGTGTTCGCTGCCGAACTGCAGGCGCTCCGGCCCCAGCTCGGCCAGGGCGTCTCGGCCGCCGTCATCCGCGGAGCGCTCGCGGGCTCACCCATCGTCGCCTCCCATGCCGGACCGGAGGACGGCCGGGTTCAGGATGCCTACTCCCTGCGCTGTGCGCCCGCGGTGCACGGCAGTGGACGCGACACCGCGGCCCACGCCACCCTGATCGCCGACCGAGAACTCGCCTCCGCCATCGACAATCCGGTGGTACTGCCCGACGGCCGGATCGCCTCCAACGGCAACTTCCACGGCGCCGCGGTGGCCGCGGTCCTGGACTTCCTGGCGATCCCGGTCGCCGACGTCTCCTCGATCAGCGAGCGACGGACCGACCGGATGCTGGATCGCGCACGCTCCCAGGGACTTCCGCCGTTCCTGGCCTACGAGGTCGGCGTCGACTCCGGCCACATGATCGCCCAGTACACCCAGGCAGGGATCGTCGCGGAGCTCAAGCGGTTGGCTGTTCCCGCCTCCGTCGACTCGATCCCCAGCTCGGCGATGCAGGAGGACCACGTCTCGCTCGGTTGGCATGCGGCCCGCAAGCTGCGCCGCGGGATCGACGGCTTCCGGCGCGTGCTGGCGATCGAGATCCTCACTGCTGCCAGGGCTCTGGACCTGCGCGCGCCGCTGGTCGCGGGCGACGTCACCGGTGCGGTTCGGGACGAGGTGCGCACCGTGGTCGCAGGGCCCGGCCCCGATCGGCACCTCGCCGCCGAGATCGACGCGGTCATCGCCCTGCTGGACGCCGGCCGCATCACCGCCGCCGCGCATCGTGCAGGTGCGCAGCTCCCGTCGCTGGAGGCACCGGTCGAGACCGCCCAGCCGCCCACCACCGCACCGACCCAGCAACCCAGCCAGGAGAACCGATGA
- a CDS encoding IclR family transcriptional regulator: MERDPLPPDRQAARRPAVPALRRGLQALQFLASRATPVSATAVARELGIARSSAYELLSELAAAGFVSHLGEARRWGLGVAAFEIGSAYLRGQPLELLGTPVVRRLAHTSAQPAVAGSPRGRGGSGDGGVEGGVTAHLGVLHGAQMLYLVKERSGGHGPTLVTDVGVRLPAALTATGLSLLAGLPAQQVRALFPDRDAFVDRTGRGPRTLPELRTELAAVGQRGWAVEDGRVSAGTASVAAAAVDHEGRPLAAVGLTVRHLCVTDSCDGLAAVQPYVADVLDAAARLTAAIGGRGRSVRLGRTPQARSAQARSVQARPPQARSPRAQSSTP, translated from the coding sequence ATGGAACGTGACCCGCTCCCGCCCGACCGACAGGCCGCCCGACGACCCGCGGTCCCCGCGTTGCGCCGCGGGCTGCAAGCGCTGCAGTTCCTGGCGTCCAGGGCCACCCCGGTCTCGGCCACCGCTGTGGCCCGCGAGCTCGGGATCGCCAGATCCTCCGCCTACGAGCTGTTGTCCGAACTCGCCGCTGCCGGATTCGTGAGCCATCTCGGCGAGGCCAGGCGATGGGGGCTGGGCGTCGCAGCGTTCGAGATCGGGTCGGCCTATCTGCGCGGTCAACCGCTGGAGCTGCTCGGCACCCCCGTCGTCCGGCGTCTCGCCCACACCTCGGCGCAGCCGGCTGTTGCCGGGTCCCCGCGAGGTCGCGGCGGCTCCGGGGACGGTGGTGTCGAGGGCGGGGTCACCGCGCACCTCGGTGTGCTGCACGGAGCGCAGATGCTCTACCTGGTGAAGGAGCGCTCCGGCGGCCACGGTCCGACGCTGGTGACGGACGTCGGGGTCCGCCTGCCGGCCGCCCTCACCGCCACCGGCCTGTCGCTGCTGGCCGGGTTGCCGGCGCAGCAGGTCCGCGCCCTGTTCCCGGATCGCGACGCCTTCGTCGACCGGACCGGTCGCGGACCACGGACTCTGCCCGAGCTACGGACCGAGCTGGCCGCTGTGGGGCAACGCGGCTGGGCCGTCGAAGACGGCCGGGTGAGTGCCGGAACTGCCTCGGTGGCAGCGGCCGCCGTCGATCACGAGGGCCGGCCACTGGCGGCGGTCGGCCTGACCGTCCGCCATCTCTGCGTCACCGACAGCTGCGACGGGCTGGCCGCGGTGCAGCCGTACGTCGCCGACGTGCTGGACGCTGCTGCCCGCTTGACGGCAGCGATCGGCGGCCGCGGTCGATCGGTCCGGCTGGGCCGGACCCCGCAGGCTCGCTCTGCGCAGGCTCGCTCTGTGCAGGCTCGGCCTCCCCAGGCTCGGTCTCCCCGGGCTCAGTCGTCCACGCCGTAG
- a CDS encoding MarR family winged helix-turn-helix transcriptional regulator — MVSQAGPRDALVTAVENDVVAFGQRSRSGQARLAHQASTELTLAAYRILVQVAADKQCRITDLAAGFEVGKPTMSRQVVSLETLGLVDRRPDPLDGRGVLVSLSPAGKRLLRKARTIRHQWVDILLLGFDDEEAAEFARLFHRFVTRPTAYGDD; from the coding sequence GTGGTGTCGCAGGCGGGTCCCCGGGACGCCTTGGTGACAGCGGTCGAGAACGACGTGGTCGCCTTCGGACAGCGCTCCCGGTCGGGTCAGGCGCGCCTGGCGCACCAGGCCAGCACCGAGCTGACCCTGGCGGCCTATCGGATCCTGGTCCAGGTGGCGGCGGACAAGCAGTGCCGGATCACCGACCTGGCAGCCGGCTTCGAGGTCGGCAAACCGACGATGAGCCGGCAGGTCGTGTCCCTGGAGACGTTGGGGCTCGTCGACCGCCGTCCCGATCCCCTCGACGGACGTGGGGTGCTGGTGTCCCTGAGCCCCGCCGGTAAACGCTTGCTGCGCAAGGCCCGCACGATCCGGCACCAGTGGGTGGACATCCTGCTGCTCGGGTTCGACGACGAGGAGGCTGCCGAGTTCGCCCGGCTCTTCCATCGGTTCGTCACCCGGCCCACCGCGTACGGCGACGACTGA
- a CDS encoding diacylglycerol kinase family protein has product MRAVLIVNPHATATTPRRRDLLTHAFAGQMEVQVEQTGARGHGADLAAQAAADDVELVIVHGGDGTVNEVVNGLLADGLRPDLPLLAVVPGGSTNVFARAIGMDPDPTAATEQILESLQSAREPRIVSLGRAGRRYFTFNAGIGMDAEVVRRVEEERSAGRRISNALHVRHAVAAYRATETGTGPLTVTLPGSEPLPGCQLAFISNVDPWTYLGSRPIRTNPTTSPDGGLGVFVARSLRLPTVARTIAQLVRSRPGRGPHGRGLLTADDVAWVRVTATEGPVGVQADGDYLGRFDEVEFTSVPAALRVVV; this is encoded by the coding sequence ATGCGCGCCGTCCTCATCGTCAATCCGCACGCCACCGCCACCACCCCGCGGCGGCGCGATCTGTTGACGCATGCTTTTGCCGGGCAGATGGAGGTGCAGGTCGAGCAGACCGGCGCCCGCGGTCACGGCGCAGATCTCGCGGCACAGGCAGCAGCCGACGACGTCGAGCTGGTCATCGTGCACGGCGGAGACGGCACCGTCAACGAAGTGGTCAACGGCTTGCTCGCGGACGGGCTGCGACCCGACCTGCCCCTGCTGGCCGTCGTCCCGGGCGGGTCGACCAATGTCTTCGCGCGGGCGATCGGGATGGATCCGGACCCGACCGCCGCGACCGAACAGATCCTGGAGAGCCTGCAGAGTGCCAGGGAGCCGCGGATCGTGTCGCTCGGCCGCGCAGGTCGCCGGTACTTCACCTTCAACGCCGGGATCGGGATGGACGCCGAGGTGGTCCGCAGGGTCGAGGAGGAGCGCAGCGCCGGCCGGAGGATCTCCAACGCACTTCACGTCCGTCATGCCGTGGCCGCCTATCGCGCCACCGAGACCGGCACCGGACCATTGACCGTCACGCTGCCCGGCAGCGAGCCGCTGCCCGGTTGCCAGCTCGCATTCATCTCCAACGTCGACCCGTGGACCTACCTCGGGTCACGACCCATCCGGACCAATCCGACCACCTCACCGGACGGGGGTCTGGGAGTCTTCGTGGCCAGATCGCTGCGGCTGCCGACGGTGGCCAGGACCATCGCCCAACTCGTCAGGTCCCGGCCCGGTCGGGGTCCGCACGGCCGCGGCCTGCTCACCGCTGACGACGTGGCGTGGGTTCGGGTGACCGCTACGGAGGGGCCGGTCGGGGTGCAGGCCGACGGTGACTACCTCGGCAGGTTCGACGAGGTCGAGTTCACCTCGGTACCAGCAGCGCTGCGAGTGGTGGTCTGA
- a CDS encoding WhiB family transcriptional regulator produces the protein MDWRHRAICRDEDPELFFPIGNSGPALLQIAEAKAVCERCPVMSDCLTWAIESGQDAGVWGGMSEDERRALKRRRARARARSH, from the coding sequence ATGGACTGGCGTCACCGCGCAATCTGCCGCGACGAAGACCCCGAGTTGTTCTTCCCGATCGGGAACTCGGGCCCTGCGCTGCTGCAGATCGCAGAAGCCAAGGCCGTGTGTGAACGGTGCCCCGTGATGAGCGACTGTCTGACCTGGGCGATCGAGTCCGGCCAGGATGCGGGCGTCTGGGGCGGCATGTCCGAGGACGAGCGCCGCGCTCTCAAGCGTCGCCGCGCCAGGGCACGCGCCCGCAGCCACTGA